DNA sequence from the Amycolatopsis sp. Hca4 genome:
CCACGCACCAGCGAACTCTGGGAACCCAGCACGAACTTGCCTGGATCACCGCTAAAGAAGGCAAGTGGGCACAAGCCGAAACCGGCTACCGTGACCTTCTTGACCTGCGTGCGCAGCTCCTCGGTGCCGATCATCCCGAGACGCTCGTCATCCGGCACGAGCTTGCCTGGATCGCAGCCGGCCGCGGCCAGCCAGTGGAGGCGGAGGCCGGTTACCGGGATGTTCTGGACCGCCGTCGCCGGGTGCTGGGCGAGGACCACCCAGACACGCGAGCGACAGCGGTGGCGTTGGAGGAGCTCCGGCACGGCCGGATCGTCGACGCCCGCCACTCCGTCTGAATCACCAACACTGCTGGCCTTCGGTTCGAGGAGATCCGTGATGATTCTGACCGAACACCTCAACAAGGCGGTCGACGAACTGGCGCCGCGAGATCATCCGATCATGGTGCACGCCTCGTTGCGCTCCTTCGGCGCACCCATCGCGGGTGGCGCGGACGCCCTGCTGGACGCCCTGCTGGCAAGCAACCGCACCGTACTTGTGCCAGCCTTCACCGAACCCCAATTCGGTGTATCCCCGCCTGTCGGCCTGCGGCCGGTGCGCAACGGCATCGACTACTCCGAACTCTCCACGGCGTCCACGACCCCGGAAGGCGCCACCTATACCGCCGACTGCGGGCTCATCAACCCGGGCCTGGGCAGGCTCCCAGCGGCGGTGATCAGCCGCACCAGCGTTGTGCGCGGCATGCATCCGCTCAACTCGTTCGCCGCAATCGGCCCCCTGGCCGGAAAGTTGATTTCGGTGCAGAACCCCTCCGATGTGTACGGCCCAATCCGCGAATTGGCCGCGCAAGATGGGTTGATCATCTTGATCGGAGTAGGGCTCAACCGAATGACAGCGCTTCACCTGGCCGAACAGCAAGCGGGACGTCGTCTGTTCCTTCGCTGGGCTCGCAACCCCGACCGTCGGGTATCCATGGTCGAAGTCGGATCTTGCTCCGAAGGGTTCCCGCGCCTGGAGCCGTTCCTGCACCCCCACATCCGTACCGCGGTCGTCGGCGGATCGCGGTGGCAGGCATTTCCCGCGCGGCAAACTCTCGCATCTGCTGCCGCGGCCATCAGGGCGAACCAGGACATCACCCGCTGCATCGACGACGACTGCCTGTTGTGCCGTGACTCGATCGCCGGAGGCCCCGAGACGACGTAGTCGCCAGAACTCGAAGCGCGGGGACGATCGAGTCAATGGGCTGGGTAGCGGCAGGTATCCCGACTTTCGGACCTGGGCTTCTCGGACTACGCGGCGGCGATGGAGACTGTCATCAGGACGGTGCTGCCCGCCATGTCCAAGAAGTAGTTGTTGCCGTGGCGAGCAGGTCAGCGCTATTGGCAGCGGTAAAAACCATCACAACGGCCAGGTGAGGATGCGTGTCCCGCAGCGTTTACGCGCACCACGCCGACTGACTCAACGGGCGCAGTTGATCAGGCTCCATGACACTCGGAGGTCGGCATGTGAGGTCGTTCACACGTGGTCACAGCCGAGCGGAAAGCGGTGTCTTGTGGCCATGACGAACGAAGAGCGGACCTCGGTGTTGATCACCGGAGGCAACAAGGGACTCGGCTTCGAAGCGGCGCGGCGGCTCGGTGAGCGGGGCTGGACGATCTTCCTCGGCTCACGGGACGAAGGCCGGGGCCAGGCGGCCGCCGACAAGCTGGCTGCCGGTGGGGCGAATGTGGTCATGGTCCCGCTGGACGTGACCTCGGACGAGTCGGTGGCCGATGCCGTGCAGCTCGTGCGAAAGCACACCGACCGGCTGGACGTGCTGATCAACAACGCCGGCGCGCCGGGCAACGCCGTCCCGCCCGCGGATGCCACGGCCGAGGAGATCCATTCCGTCTACGACACCAACGTGTACGGGCCGGTCAGGGTCACGCACGCGTTCCTTCCCCTGCTGACCGCGGCGGACGTTCCCCGGGTGGTGATGGTGTCCAGCGGTGGTGGTTCCTTCGCCGTCATGGCCGATCCGACGCAGCCCGTCTCGAAGATGCACGAGCTCGCCTACAGCTCGTCGAAAGCGGCGCTGAACATGATCACCGTCCGGTACGCCCAGGCGCTGCCGAACTTCAAGGTCAACGCCATCACCCCCGGCGAAGTCGTCAACCGCAAGTACACCGCCACCGACATGAACAACCACACCGGCCAGCTGACGGTCACCGAGGGCACCGACCCGATCATCGAACTCGCGACACTCGGCGCGGACGGGCCGACCGGGATCTTCATCGATCGCCTCGGCCCCGTCGGCTGGTGACCGTTCAGCGCCGATCGACCCGGCAAAGTCCGCTCGCCGACGTCGCGTGCACCGGTCAGCCCCGGGCGACTTCGGCGGTGTGCGCGGGGGTGTAGCGCTCGCCCGTCACCTGGTCGCTCAGCGGATTGAGCGTGGCCAGCGCCTCGGCGGCCAGGGTGAGCTCCAGCGCGGCCGCGTTCTCCTCCAGGCGGGCCGGGTTGCGGGTGCCCGGAATGGGCGCCACCGCCACCCCGAGCCGGTCGGCCTGGGCGTACACCCAGGCCAGCGCGACCTGGGCCGGGGTGGCGCCCAGCCGGTCGGCCACCTCCCGCACGGTCTGCGCGATCTTCTCGTTGGCTTCGCCCGCCTCGCCGGCGAATCGGGGGTTGGTCCGCCGGAAGTCCCTCTCGCTCAGCGCGGAACGGTCCAGGGTGCCGGTCAGGAATCCCCGTCCCAGCGGCGAGTAGGGCACCAGCCCGACTCCCAGTTCGGCCATCACCGGGGTGACCGTCTCGACGTCGCGGGTCCAGAGCGAGTACTCGCTCTGCACCGCGGTGATGGGGTGCACCGCGTGCGCCCGGCGCAGCAGCTCGCCGTCGACCTCGGACAGGCCCAGGTGGCGGACCTTGCCCGCCTGGACCAGCTCGGCCATCGCCCCGACGGTCTCCTCGATCTCCACGTCCTGCGGCGGGCGGTGGGCGTAGTACAGGTCGATCACGTCGACGCCCAGCCGCAGCAGCGAGGCGTCGCAGGAGCGCAGCACGAAATCGCGCGCACCGCGGATGCGACGTGCCCGGTCGCCGGCGCTGCGGTCGATGCCGAACTTGGTGGCCAGCTGCACCTGGTCGGGGAGACTGGAGCGGACGGCCCGGCCCACCAGCACCTCGTTGGGCCCGGTGCCGTAGGCATCGGCGGTGTCGAGGAAGGTCGAGGGCCGGCGAACGCCGCCGACGCTAGGACTCGGAGCGCGCTCCAAGTCAAGCCGGAGGGCCGGCTTCCCGGTCGCGGGGCAAGGGCGGGCGTGAACCTCGAGAGACGAATGCCGGGTCAGCCCGGCACCGTGCCCGAGTTCGCGCTGCCCTTATCGCCAGCCGTCCACGAGAGCCGTTGCAGTGGCCGCAGGGCTTTCAGGACTCGGCTTCACCGGGCTGACGGCCGCGGTGGTGGGGTCGGCCCGATGTCGGCTGTGCGAGAGCCTTGCTGAGGCGCCCGGCTGAGGCCGTCGAGGATGAGGGCGAGCCCGAACTCGAATTCGTCGGCGAAGGCGAACCCCGTTTTCGCCAGTTCGGTGACCACCTCGGCGAGGTAGGGGTAGTCCTCGAGTCCCGACGGTTGCCGGTCGACGACGGCTTCCTTCCGTCGCGCCGCTTCCGCCGGGATGTCGCCGGCCAGGGTTTTCTCCTGCAGGGCGAACCCGTAGACGTAGGCGTCCAACAGGTTGTACGCGTGCACGGCCATGCGGAAGGGAAAGCCCGCGTCACTGCGGAGGCACCGCATCACCGCGTTGTGGTGGTGCAGGTTCGCCGGTCCCGGGGTACCCGTTTCCATCCGGCCGACCGCCCACGGGTGACGCAGCAAAGCCTGCCGCATCGACCCCGCGCGGAGGCGCATGGCGGTCCGCCAGTCGACGTCGACCGGGACCTCGACCTCGGCGAAGACCAGGTCGGCCATGCCGTCGAGGAGCTCGCGCTTGTCCGCCACGTGCTTGTAGAGCGCCATGGGCACGACGCCGAGCCGGTCCGCGAGCCTGCGCATGGTCAAGCCCTCGAAGCCGCCTTCGTCCGCCAGTTCGACGGCGGCGCGCAGCACCTTGGCGCGGTTGAGCCGCTCCCGGCCGCCGGTCGTGGCGGTGTCCTGCATCCGGATCCTCCAGCTCGTGCCCGGTCTTGACAGGTGTACATCGTACGCCTAGCTTGGGCGCACTAGAGGTGTACGGCGTACACCTCCGTCGTACCGCCTCGGAGGAGCAACGCATGACTGCCACACGAAGACCCGGCAAGGCGAAGCAGTTACCCACGGCGCCCGGCGCAAGAGGCCTTTCGCGGGCCACCGGAGTCGCTGCCGCGATCGCGGGGGCACTGTTCATCGCGGTCCAGATCGGCCATCCGGCCATGGACGTCTCGGCGGTCACCACCACCGACTGGGCCGTGCGCAGCACGGCGAAGGCGCTCATGGCCGCGCTGGCGCTCGCCGGCATCACCGGCATGTACCTGCGCCAGGTGCGGGAGACGGGCATCCTCGGCTTCCTCGGTTACGTGTTGTTCGCCGTCGGCTATCTGTCCATGCTGAGCGTCGAGGTTGTCGCCGCCGCCGTTCTGCCGGCGCTGGCGCACACGGCGCCCGGCTACGTCGCGGACGTCCTCGCCGTTGCCTTCGGTGGCACCGCATCCCACGGCATCGGCGCCATGCAGACCGTCTTCGTGGTCAGCTCCGTCGGCTACCTCGCGGGCGGCTGCCTGTTCGGCATCGCGCTGTTCCGGGCACGCGTCCTCGCCCGGTGGGCTTCGGCGCTGCTCGCCGCGGGCACCGTCGCCACGCTCGCGCTCGCGGTGCTCCCGGAGTCGTTCAACCGGCCGTTGGCCGTTCCGGCCGGAGTAGCGCTGATCGGCTTGGGCATCTCCCTGTGGCGGGCCCAACCAGCCCAGTCCGGCGACAACACGACGTCTCCCAGGGCGGAATACGCCGCCGCGCCATGACCACCCGGCAGCCGGATACCGCATAGCTTCGTACGCAGCTGACGTCTCGAGCGAGACCCTACGGGTCGCAGTCGGGCACGACCGGCAGGCGGAACCGCATGCGCAGGCCGTTCTCCAGTGGTTCGGCGGCAACCTGCCCGCCGTGGGTCTCCACCACCTGGCGCACGATCGCCAGACCCAGCCCGGAACCCGGCATCGACCGGGCCTGGGTGGAGCGGTAGAACCGGTCGAACACGAACGGCAGGTCGGCCGCGGGGATGCCGGGGCCCTCATCGGTGACCGCGAACTCGCCGCCGGCCACGGTGATCGTGATCTCGCCGTCGGGTGGGCTCCACTTCACCGCGTTGTCCACGAGATTGCCGATGGCCCGCTCGATCGCGTCCGGGTCGACGTGCACGAGGCACGGGGTCAGGGTGGACGTGAACCGTGGGGCCGAGGTGCGCGTGGCGGCCTTGGCGATCACGGTCTTCGCCACCAGGTCGAGCCGGGTGTCCTCGGTGCGGGCGGTGTTCTTGCCGTACCGGGCGAGGTCGACCAGGTTGTTGATCAGCGACCGCAGTTCCCGTGCCTGGCCGATCGCGTCCTGCACGAGCGCCGGGGCCTCGGGCGCGCGCAGGCCGTCGCCGTCGGCGAGCAGTTCGAGGTTGGTGGTGAGGCTCGTCAACGGGGTGCGCAGCTCGTGCGAGGCGTCGGCGACCAGTTGCCGCTGCGCCCGCATGGACGCGTCCAAAGCCGTTGTCATGGCGGCGAAAGCCTGACCGAGGTGGCCGATCTCGTCACGTCCGGTCAGGTGGTCGACGGGCGCGGTCAGGTCGTGGGTCGCGGTGATGTGCTCGACGGTCCGGGTGAGCTGCCGGACCGGCCGCAGCACGCGGCGCGCCGCCAGCCGCGCGGTCACCGCGGCCACCAGGCCGCCGCCGAGTGTCAGCGCGACCAGCAACGCCGCCAGCGAGGCCAGGACGGCGGCCTGGTCGTCCTGCCGGTGGGCGACCCGCATCAGCCCACCCGGCTGCTTGCCCATCCCGGAGGTGAGGAGGCGGTACTCGACGCCGTGGTAGACCGTGTCCTGGAAGTACGCCGGCTGCGTGCCGTCGGCGACTTCGGCGTCCCGCTGGGTGATCTCGACGAAGGCCCGGTTCGAGCCGGGGTACACCGGGCCGCTGACGAACTGGACGAGCGTGCTGCCCAGTTCGACCGGCTCGTCGATCGGGATCTTGTCGCCGGACTCGGCGACCTTCTGCTTGAGCTGGCGGGCGAGGGAATCACCCTCGCCGATGCTCTGCTTCAGCGACGCGTCGACCTGTTGCCGCATGATCGACCGCACGGCCGGGTAGACCACCAGCGACGCCACGGCGAGCGCCAGCAGCACGACAACCCCACCCGCGAGGCCGACCCTGGTGCGCAAGGTCATGGTTGGTCCCGCAACACGTATCCCAGGCCGCGCACGGTCTGGATCAGCCGGGGCTCACCGGCGGCTTCCAGTTTCCCGCGCAGATAGGAGATGTAGACCCACAGCTGGTTGGACGCGGGCCCGAAGTCGTAGCCCCACACCGATTCGAAGATCAGCTCGCGGCTCAGCACGCGCTGTGGGTTGCGCAGGAACAACTCCAGCAGCGAGTACTCGGTGCGCGTCAGCTCGATCGCCCGGCCGTCGCGCTGCACCCGGCAGGTGGTGGTGTCCAGCTCGATGCCGTCGAACCGCAGCACTTCCCGGACCGCGCCGCTGCGCCGCAGCAGGGCTCGCAGCCGTGCCCGCAGCTCGTCCAGCGCGAACGGCTTGACCAGGTAGTCGTCGGCGCCCGCGTCCAGCCCGGCGACGCGGTCCTCGATCAGGTCGCGCGCGGTGAGCATGAGAATCGGCGTCTGGTCGCCGCGGCGGCGCAGCCGGCGGCAGATCTCCAGGCCGTTCGGTTCGGGAACCAGCACGTCCAGCACGATCACCTCGGGCCGCGACCGGCCGAGCTCGTCCAGCGCCTGCCCGCCGTCGGCCGCGAGGGACACCTGGTAGCCGTCCCGGCGCAGCGCATGCTCAAGAGAGCGGCGGACGGCCTCGTCGTCGTCGACCACCAGTACCCGCACGTGCCCAGTATGGAGCACACCACGGTGCCCGGACCGGCCGTCGGCCGGCCCGGACACCCCGGCGGAGAGGATCACTTCCCGCTCGGCGCCCCATTCTCGGGCTTGCCGCCCTCCTTCTCGGCGAACTCCTCCTTGACCTTGCGCAGCACGTCCAGCAGCCGCTGCGGGGTGATCCCCAGGCCCTTGGCGATGGCGATGAACGCCGGCTCCTTCGTGACGTCGCCGCCCTTGCCGCCGACCTTGTCGAGGTCCTTGAACACCTGCCGGGCCCGGTCCTCGCCGATCTTCAGCTCGGCGGCCAGCAGCTTGACCGCCTCGGCCGGAACGCCCGCCTCCTTGCCGGGAACGGGTTTGCCGGGGCCGGGTTTGCCGGACAGTGCCGCCAGCACCTTCTCCGCACGGGCGACCGTGATCCCCAGTTCTCCGGCGAACGCGGCGATGGCCGTGGCCTTGCCGGGTCCGTTGCCCACCGCGCGTTTCAGGTTGTCCAAGGCGGTGGTCAGCTGCTTGACCGTCACGTGCAGGCTCGCGGCGACCTTGGCGAGCTGCTCGTCGTTCGTCCTGCCTTCGTCCTTCTTGCCACCGTCCTTCTTGTGGTCGGGCTGCGCCGACGACGGAGCCGCCGGAGCCGCTGCCGAGGCGGCGGCCGCGCCGGTCACGGCCGTCAGGCCGGCCACGACGGCGGCGGCGGCCAGTCTGGTTCGAATCCCCATGTGTCCTCGCTCGATGCCGGGCACCGGTCCCATCCGGTGCTGCCCCCACCACACCAACGGCACTTCAGCGGGACTTTCACCCGACTTTGGAATCACCTAAGGAACATCGACGCAGGCGTGACCGGCCGGCACGGGGTCATTCGGCCTCGGTGGCCTGCACGGCCGGCGCGGCGATCATCCCCGCCAGGCCGGCCAGCTCGAGGATCCGGCGCGGAGGCGAGCCGGCGCGCGAGTGGACCTCCAGGGAAATCCCGCGCTGTTTCGCCACCGCAGCGGAGTCCAGCAGCAGCGCGACGCCGCAGCTGCTGAGGTACGTCACCTCGGCGAGGTCGAGCACGACGTCGGTTGCCCTGGTGGACTCGAGGTGGTGCAGGACGGCGGGCCGGAGGTCGCCGATCGTGGTGAGGTCGACGTCGCCGGACACGTGCAGGATCAAGCGTCCGGGGGTGGCGTCGTCCGCGGACAGGGCGGCCGGATGCCGCGCGCGTGGCGGCGGCCGGCGCGGGTGGGGACGCGGGGCCGGGCTCGGCGGCGATGGTGAAGCTGACCGTGGTGCCGTGGTCGTCGTGGTCGAGATCGAACCGCTCGGACAGGGCGGTGATGATGGCGATTCCCCGGCCGCGGTGGCTGTTGTCGGCGGGTTCGGGGCGCCACCGGCCGTTGTCGTGGACGACGACGTCGAGCTTGCCGTCCGCCGTCCGCGTCACGGTGTAGCCCGCTTCGCCGTGTGCGCCGGGAAAAGCGTGCTCGACGGAGTTCGCGATGGCTTCCCCGAGCGCCAGGTTCAGGTCTTCGTGCAGCTCGCGGGACAACCCCGCCTCGGCCGACCAGCGGGCGAGGTCGTCGCGGACCGTGCGCAGCAGGCCGATGTCGGCGGTCGCGCGCCGGTGCAGCGGAGGCGGCAGGAACCGGACCGCGAGGACCGCGACGTCGTCGTCCTGGCCGGCGCTCAGCAGGGCGTCGGTGATCGCGGCGACCTGGTGGTCCGGGGACAGGGCGTGAGCCTGAGCCGCGGCTTCGCACAGCCGCCGCAGGCCGTCGTCGATCGGCTCGTCGCGGCGTTCGACGAGACCGTCGGTGTAGAGGAGCACCGAGGCACCGGGGGAGAGAGTGGCCGTCCGCTCCTCGTGCCGTGCGGGGTCCGGGGTGCCGAGGACGCTCCCGCCGGCGGTCAGCAACCGCGGGGTTCCGCTTTCGACCACGACCGGTGGCAGGTGGCCGGCGGAGGCCCAGGTCAGCTCGCCGGTGTCCCGGTCGAGGGTGAGGCACGCGCAGGTGGTGCCGGCCGCACCGTCGGTCCGGGCGGCGAAGGCGTCGAGCCGGTCGAGTGCGGCCGCGGGGCCGTGCCCGTCGAGCAGGCTGCCGGCCAGCGCGGTCCGCAGCTGCCCCATGACCGCGGCGGCCTGCGGGCCCTTGCCGACGACGTCGCCGACCGACAGCGCCACCCGGGAGCCGCCGAGGGAGATCAGTTCGTACCAGTCGCCGCCGGTCTGGGCGTGGCCGGTCGCGGGCCGGTACCGGGCGGCCGCGGCCAGGCGGGGGAGTTCGGGCAGGTCGCGGGGCAGGAGGCTGCGCTGCAGCGTCTCGGCGATCTCGTGCTCGCGCTGCAGGAGCAGGTCGCGTTCGGCTTCGCGGCGGCGGCGCTCGGTGACGTCGCGGCCGATGGCCTGCACGCCCGAGGGCGTGGCCTGGATGCTGAGTTCGAGGGCTATTTCGGTGCCGTCGGCGCGGCGGACCTGGTGGATTTCGCTGACTTCCAGGACGGTGCCGGGGTCGGCGATCACCTGCCGCCAGCGGTGGTCGCCGTCGTCGTCGAGCAGCGTGGTGATCGGGGTGCCGATGAGCTGTTCGCGGGTGTAGCCGAGCAGCTCGCAGGCCGCCGGGTTGATTTCGACGAACCGCAGGTCGCGGTCGAGCACCCAGATCGCGTCGGTCGCGCGTTCGACCAGCAGCCGGTGACGCTGCTCGCTGTCGCGCAGGGCCCGCAGGGCGTGGGTGCGCTGGATGGACTCCCAGCACCGGCTGACGACGAGCTCGACCAGCTCGATTTCCTCGGTGGTCCAGTGCCGGACGGTGGCCTGGTGGACGGCCATCGCGGCGGCGAACCGCCCGCCGCGCAGCAGCGGCACGCAGATCACCGCACGGATCCCGGTGACGCGGTAGGCGTGCAGGTCGGCCGGGGCGAGCCGGTCGTCGGCCCGGCTGTCGTGGACGACCCAGGACTGGCCGGCGCGCATCGCGGTCACGCAGCCGTCGCCGAACGCGGACATGGCGAACCGGCCGGGCAGCGGCGGCAGGCCGGTGGCGTGGTCGCCGCTCATCAGGAAGTGGTCCTGGTCCTCTTCGGCCTCGGCGTAGGCGCAGCGGTCGGCTCGGAGGTACTCGCCGAGGCTCTGCGCGGCGTGGACCATGATCTGCTCGGCGTCGTCGAACTCCTGCAACCCGCGCTCGAACTCGGCGAGGAACCGCTGCCGCCCGGTCTCGGAGCGCCGTTCGGAGACGTCGGCCAGGACGCCGTGGACCGTGCCGCCGGGCCGGACCCGGCCGAGTTCCTGCAGCCGGACCACCCGGCCGTCCGCGGCGGTGGCGCGGTAGGTGAGTTCGTAGTCGCCGCCACGGGCCCACCGCTCCGCCCGCGTCCGCGCGTAGTGGTCGCGGTCATCGGGGTGGACGACGGTCGTCGTGAAGCCGGGATCGGCCAGCCAGGCGGCGGGCGGGTACCCGAGCAGGGACTGGCAACCTGCGGAGACGAACGAGTACACCCCGCTGCCGGCCTCGGCCGCCCACACCACGACCGGCAGCTCGCCGAGGATCTCCGGCAGGTCTGTGCTCATGGGTTCGACTTTCCACGAAAGGAATACCGGTCGACGACCCGATCCGGCGGCCAGTGACTGAGGGTACCGGGGGCCGGGGGAATCGGCTGTGGTGTGTCGGCTGCGCGCCGTCTGCATCCGGAGGGGAGGCCGGCCGGCACGACCTTCCGCCGCAGCTCTGCGGACCTGTGTCCCCTGCGAGGCAGAGGTGAAACGCAGCTCGAGCCGTGGGCGACTAACCGGGCAGTCGAGCTGGGAGCGGCGGTGTGACGATGTCCGATGAACCACGGCAGCAGGTGTCCACGCCCACGGTCATGCGAACGAGGGCCCCGGCGATGGTCTGGTCTCGGCAGGAGCCGGGTGGCGATCGGCTCTACTGGTCGCCCAATACCGAGGCGATGGGGGGCACGCCGAGGTGGGCGGCCCCGTACGGGCTGATCGTCGACGACGCGGCGAACAGCACTACGACGCCGTCGATCTGCGGCGTCAGGTCACCCGAGCTCATGGCGTGGAAAGGCAGTGCCGACGACTTCATCTGGTACTCCCGGTGGGACGCCGCCAGGAACACGTGGGGGCCGCAGATCAGGACGGCCATGCAGACCCAGAATTCGCCGACGGTCGTCTGCTTCCGCGAGCGCACCTTCATCTTCTGGCGCAACACGGACACCGGGGCAGGCGGCAGCCCCCGCCACAGAAGCGAATTCGGCGATGTCGTGTGGCAGGAGTTCATCGACGGCGAGTGGGTGTTCCCCGGCAACCCCACCATCTATTCCTACGAAACCATGGCGTTCGCGGCGGACGGCGTCGCGGCCGCTTGGAGCACCCGCGAAGACGCACTTTACATCGCTTGGCAAGACGTCACGCACGACGTAGTCACCAGGGACGTCGCCTACCGCGCTTCATGGATGAAACTCGCCAAAAATCCGAAGTTCGGCTACGTGTGGGAGGAGCGGATCGGAGTGATCCCTTCCGCTGCTCCCGGCGCGACACCCGCATTGGTGTCCGACGGAAACGCGATCTACGCGGCCTGGCGCAACGTCGAGAACGACCACATCTCCTGGACGTGGTCGGTCGACGGAGGTTCCTGGTTCGGGCCCTACACGCTCACTGATCGCCTGACATCGGCCGGACCGGCCTTGGCCGCCTTGGGAACCAGCGATCTCGTCATGGCGTGGAAAGGCGCCGGCGATGACACGTGGATCTGGTGGTCTCGACTCCGCGACGGCGTGTGGGGGGAGCAACAAGCCTTCACAGACCGCGAGATCCATGCCAACCGCCCGGTGTCGCTGTGGAGCCCGGTCTTGGGCTGAGACGAAAGCTCGCCTGACGCAACCCCGCTCACGGACCGTCAGCCGGACCCGGGCCGGGCTC
Encoded proteins:
- a CDS encoding cell wall metabolism sensor histidine kinase WalK — translated: MTLRTRVGLAGGVVVLLALAVASLVVYPAVRSIMRQQVDASLKQSIGEGDSLARQLKQKVAESGDKIPIDEPVELGSTLVQFVSGPVYPGSNRAFVEITQRDAEVADGTQPAYFQDTVYHGVEYRLLTSGMGKQPGGLMRVAHRQDDQAAVLASLAALLVALTLGGGLVAAVTARLAARRVLRPVRQLTRTVEHITATHDLTAPVDHLTGRDEIGHLGQAFAAMTTALDASMRAQRQLVADASHELRTPLTSLTTNLELLADGDGLRAPEAPALVQDAIGQARELRSLINNLVDLARYGKNTARTEDTRLDLVAKTVIAKAATRTSAPRFTSTLTPCLVHVDPDAIERAIGNLVDNAVKWSPPDGEITITVAGGEFAVTDEGPGIPAADLPFVFDRFYRSTQARSMPGSGLGLAIVRQVVETHGGQVAAEPLENGLRMRFRLPVVPDCDP
- a CDS encoding STAS domain-containing protein, with the protein product MSGDVDLTTIGDLRPAVLHHLESTRATDVVLDLAEVTYLSSCGVALLLDSAAVAKQRGISLEVHSRAGSPPRRILELAGLAGMIAAPAVQATEAE
- a CDS encoding SDR family oxidoreductase, giving the protein MTNEERTSVLITGGNKGLGFEAARRLGERGWTIFLGSRDEGRGQAAADKLAAGGANVVMVPLDVTSDESVADAVQLVRKHTDRLDVLINNAGAPGNAVPPADATAEEIHSVYDTNVYGPVRVTHAFLPLLTAADVPRVVMVSSGGGSFAVMADPTQPVSKMHELAYSSSKAALNMITVRYAQALPNFKVNAITPGEVVNRKYTATDMNNHTGQLTVTEGTDPIIELATLGADGPTGIFIDRLGPVGW
- a CDS encoding TetR/AcrR family transcriptional regulator C-terminal domain-containing protein; this encodes MQDTATTGGRERLNRAKVLRAAVELADEGGFEGLTMRRLADRLGVVPMALYKHVADKRELLDGMADLVFAEVEVPVDVDWRTAMRLRAGSMRQALLRHPWAVGRMETGTPGPANLHHHNAVMRCLRSDAGFPFRMAVHAYNLLDAYVYGFALQEKTLAGDIPAEAARRKEAVVDRQPSGLEDYPYLAEVVTELAKTGFAFADEFEFGLALILDGLSRAPQQGSRTADIGPTPPPRPSAR
- a CDS encoding aldo/keto reductase, translated to MERAPSPSVGGVRRPSTFLDTADAYGTGPNEVLVGRAVRSSLPDQVQLATKFGIDRSAGDRARRIRGARDFVLRSCDASLLRLGVDVIDLYYAHRPPQDVEIEETVGAMAELVQAGKVRHLGLSEVDGELLRRAHAVHPITAVQSEYSLWTRDVETVTPVMAELGVGLVPYSPLGRGFLTGTLDRSALSERDFRRTNPRFAGEAGEANEKIAQTVREVADRLGATPAQVALAWVYAQADRLGVAVAPIPGTRNPARLEENAAALELTLAAEALATLNPLSDQVTGERYTPAHTAEVARG
- a CDS encoding AAC(3) family N-acetyltransferase, translated to MILTEHLNKAVDELAPRDHPIMVHASLRSFGAPIAGGADALLDALLASNRTVLVPAFTEPQFGVSPPVGLRPVRNGIDYSELSTASTTPEGATYTADCGLINPGLGRLPAAVISRTSVVRGMHPLNSFAAIGPLAGKLISVQNPSDVYGPIRELAAQDGLIILIGVGLNRMTALHLAEQQAGRRLFLRWARNPDRRVSMVEVGSCSEGFPRLEPFLHPHIRTAVVGGSRWQAFPARQTLASAAAAIRANQDITRCIDDDCLLCRDSIAGGPETT
- a CDS encoding response regulator transcription factor, with amino-acid sequence MRVLVVDDDEAVRRSLEHALRRDGYQVSLAADGGQALDELGRSRPEVIVLDVLVPEPNGLEICRRLRRRGDQTPILMLTARDLIEDRVAGLDAGADDYLVKPFALDELRARLRALLRRSGAVREVLRFDGIELDTTTCRVQRDGRAIELTRTEYSLLELFLRNPQRVLSRELIFESVWGYDFGPASNQLWVYISYLRGKLEAAGEPRLIQTVRGLGYVLRDQP